Proteins from a single region of Peromyscus eremicus chromosome 9, PerEre_H2_v1, whole genome shotgun sequence:
- the Plac9 gene encoding placenta-specific protein 9 has translation MQPLLCAMAGLALLRVGAGEWGRGPRDTPGQRAAESSREDLAWSPGCDRHVAVQGRLDIMEEMVEKTVEHLETEVTGLLGLLEELASNLPPGPFSPEPDLLGSDHF, from the exons ATGCAGCCGCTGCTCTGTGCGATGGCCGGGCTCGCCCTGCTCCGCGTCGGGGCGGGCGAGTGGGGTCGGGGACCCAGGGACACCCCCGGACAGCGAG CTGCTGAGTCCTCCAGAGAAGATCTAGCTTGGAGCCCAGGCTGTGACAGACATGTGGCTGTCCAAGGCCGATTGGACATCATGGAAGAG ATGGTGGAGAAGACGGTGGAGCACCTGGAGACCGAAGTGACAGGTCTGCTGGGCCTGCTGGAGGAACTGGCTTCCAATCTACCCCCAGGGCCCTTCAGCCCCGAACCGGACCTGCTAGGAAGTG ATCACTTCTGA